One window of the Bacteroidales bacterium genome contains the following:
- a CDS encoding SpoIIE family protein phosphatase produces the protein MRFCKTFRFIVCIASISLSLSCFAQELGRYPIHNFNHRDYKGHLQNWAVVQDLRGLIYVANNDGVLEYDGSNWRQISINDATTRCLDIDSEGRIWVGGQDEFGYLAADSAGSMRYYSLASRLPSNCSSIGLVRQVFATKEGVFFSSNQHLIQIKERNIRVWKPKTYFHRAYFVSGKLFVNQPDYGLTYLQNDSLKLAPQAHEISKELIYLLLPYNNDKLLVGTQLNGFYTYNINAFRADTIIHKDSILCKFKTSDDSFFKENLVYNGISLPNNNFAVSTSRKGVVLINKNGEILRKINQSSNLQDEAVWGLFLDNQENLWMALNNGISYTSINSQLTNWNDNSGLRGTLLSITRYQGTIYLSTNIGIFRLANNEFQEVQGVAKFSFCLLNATSSDNKTSLLAGTADGIYQIEGNAAIKVENGKYGTYKLFQSKVFPNIIYAGLINGIGVLKCVKGKWMFLGRLEDTRSQVYSLIEDQNGFLWYTERYKGIHKINVVNPYQLISEHLKFYNQLPFSPKYDVINLSLIDKSLKVSTEKGLCQFDYINDRFLPDSSLGVEFTEGKTGIKILNQDTKGNLWFEVYKNNPNRWIERAVKYPDNTYRRVPAQFRTIPDMVFNNVFNEEGDINWIASSDGLYRFDGNIRVNSQSITKVLIRRIVANQSKLIFNGAVPSSNNSSIYRSTNFSQTNNTIQKFHSNENSVIFYFSSPFFGQNQSMKYSYILEGYDKQWSEWSTDQKKEYTNLPFGNFKFIVKARNIFDSESPVASYSFSIKRPWYKTAFSYTLLLITLISFIWLYVTVKTKLLKRSNIRLQALVVDRTKEILEYHNEIVEKNEELMQQKEEMQVQRDELHEQNRQITASLEYAKTIQQAILPDLSILKDRIEHFIIYKPKDVVSGDFYWISRITSKTKQSEKIIVAVVDCTGHGVPGAFMSMIGSRILSEIVNERKIHSPAEILTELNISVNQALRQDVSDSFDGMDACLCLIEPKLSNQYIITFAGANRMLYYYQKGTHNIQTLKGNRKTIGGIMPEVDPEFVNNRIYLSPDDIIFLNSDGIVDQNNESRKKYKASRFHASILAHVDKPMYEMGVEINKMFEGFKGNTSQRDDITVLGLRLLEDRD, from the coding sequence ATGAGATTTTGTAAAACATTTCGTTTTATTGTTTGTATTGCTTCAATCTCTCTATCCCTGAGTTGTTTTGCCCAGGAGCTGGGTAGGTATCCTATTCATAATTTTAATCACAGAGATTACAAAGGACATTTGCAAAATTGGGCCGTTGTTCAAGATTTGCGTGGTCTCATTTATGTTGCCAATAACGATGGGGTTTTAGAATACGATGGCAGCAATTGGCGGCAAATCTCTATTAATGATGCAACTACTCGATGCCTTGATATTGACAGTGAAGGCCGTATTTGGGTTGGGGGTCAGGATGAATTTGGTTATCTGGCAGCAGATTCAGCAGGATCAATGAGATATTATTCCCTAGCTAGCAGACTTCCATCAAATTGTTCATCAATTGGACTTGTAAGGCAAGTTTTTGCTACAAAAGAAGGTGTATTTTTTAGTTCAAATCAGCATTTGATTCAAATTAAGGAGAGAAATATTAGAGTCTGGAAACCAAAGACCTACTTTCATAGAGCTTATTTTGTTTCGGGAAAACTTTTTGTAAATCAACCCGATTACGGTTTAACGTATTTACAAAACGATTCCTTGAAACTTGCGCCCCAAGCTCATGAAATCTCAAAAGAGTTGATTTACTTGTTACTTCCCTATAACAATGATAAACTTCTTGTTGGTACACAATTAAATGGTTTCTATACTTATAATATTAATGCTTTTAGAGCCGATACAATAATTCATAAGGACTCTATCCTCTGTAAATTTAAAACATCCGATGATTCGTTTTTTAAAGAAAACTTGGTTTATAACGGTATAAGTCTCCCTAACAATAATTTTGCAGTAAGTACATCAAGAAAAGGTGTTGTGCTGATAAACAAGAATGGCGAAATCCTCCGAAAAATAAATCAATCATCAAATCTACAAGATGAAGCGGTTTGGGGTCTGTTTTTAGACAATCAAGAAAACCTTTGGATGGCACTTAACAACGGGATATCTTATACTTCAATTAACTCACAGTTAACAAATTGGAATGATAATTCGGGACTAAGGGGCACTTTACTATCGATTACTCGATATCAAGGAACGATATACTTATCAACTAATATTGGCATATTTAGATTAGCCAATAACGAATTTCAGGAGGTACAAGGAGTTGCCAAATTCTCTTTTTGCTTATTAAATGCTACTTCAAGTGATAATAAAACATCATTACTTGCAGGAACTGCCGATGGTATTTACCAAATAGAAGGGAATGCCGCTATTAAAGTTGAGAATGGAAAATATGGTACCTACAAATTATTCCAATCAAAAGTATTTCCAAACATTATATATGCTGGCTTAATTAATGGAATTGGTGTTTTAAAATGTGTAAAAGGGAAATGGATGTTTCTGGGGCGATTAGAAGATACTAGAAGTCAAGTTTATTCATTAATCGAAGATCAAAATGGCTTTTTATGGTATACTGAACGCTATAAAGGAATTCATAAGATAAATGTTGTTAATCCCTACCAACTTATTTCTGAACATCTGAAGTTCTATAATCAACTTCCATTCTCACCTAAATACGATGTAATAAACTTATCATTAATCGATAAGTCTTTAAAAGTTTCCACAGAAAAGGGGCTTTGCCAGTTTGATTATATAAATGATCGTTTTCTGCCAGACTCAAGCCTTGGAGTAGAATTCACTGAAGGGAAGACGGGAATAAAAATTCTTAATCAGGATACAAAAGGTAATTTATGGTTTGAGGTATATAAGAATAATCCAAATAGATGGATAGAACGAGCTGTAAAATATCCGGATAATACCTATCGTAGAGTACCTGCACAGTTTAGGACAATTCCCGATATGGTTTTTAATAATGTTTTTAATGAGGAGGGTGACATAAACTGGATAGCGTCATCGGATGGACTTTATAGATTTGATGGCAATATTAGGGTGAACAGCCAATCTATAACTAAGGTGCTAATCAGGCGAATTGTTGCAAATCAATCTAAACTTATATTTAATGGAGCGGTACCTTCGTCTAACAATAGTTCAATATACAGAAGTACCAATTTTTCTCAAACCAATAACACTATTCAAAAATTTCATAGCAATGAGAATTCAGTAATATTCTATTTCTCATCACCCTTTTTTGGGCAAAACCAAAGCATGAAATACAGTTACATTCTTGAGGGTTATGATAAGCAGTGGAGCGAATGGTCTACAGATCAAAAGAAAGAATACACAAACCTCCCATTTGGTAATTTTAAGTTTATTGTTAAAGCTCGTAATATTTTTGACTCCGAAAGTCCAGTTGCATCCTACTCATTTTCCATTAAACGCCCTTGGTATAAAACGGCTTTTTCGTATACACTTCTTCTAATTACTTTAATCAGCTTTATTTGGCTTTATGTAACAGTTAAAACCAAACTGTTAAAGAGGTCAAATATCAGATTACAGGCTCTTGTGGTAGATAGAACAAAGGAAATTTTGGAGTACCATAATGAAATTGTAGAAAAGAATGAGGAGCTGATGCAGCAAAAGGAAGAAATGCAAGTTCAACGCGATGAACTTCATGAACAAAACCGACAAATAACGGCAAGTCTGGAATATGCCAAAACTATTCAGCAAGCTATTCTTCCCGATTTAAGTATTTTGAAAGATAGAATTGAGCATTTTATTATTTATAAACCCAAGGATGTTGTATCAGGAGATTTTTACTGGATATCAAGGATTACCTCCAAAACAAAACAATCGGAGAAAATAATAGTTGCAGTTGTAGATTGCACAGGACATGGGGTTCCTGGAGCATTCATGTCCATGATTGGTAGTCGTATTTTAAGTGAAATTGTTAACGAACGAAAGATTCATAGCCCTGCAGAAATTCTAACCGAACTTAACATCTCTGTAAATCAAGCATTGAGACAAGATGTTAGCGATAGTTTTGACGGAATGGATGCCTGTTTATGCCTAATTGAACCTAAACTTTCAAATCAGTACATAATAACTTTTGCAGGTGCTAACCGCATGCTTTACTACTACCAAAAAGGTACTCATAATATTCAAACCCTTAAAGGGAATCGAAAAACAATAGGAGGCATAATGCCCGAAGTTGATCCAGAATTTGTAAATAATCGAATTTACCTGAGCCCAGATGATATTATCTTTTTAAACTCCGATGGGATTGTCGATCAAAACAATGAAAGCAGGAAAAAATATAAAGCAAGTCGTTTTCATGCATCAATACTAGCTCATGTAGACAAACCTATGTATGAAATGGGAGTAGAAATCAATAAGATGTTTGAAGGATTTAAAGGAAATACTTCTCAGCGTGACGATATAACTGTCCTTGGCCTCCGATTGCTTGAAGATCGTGACTAA
- a CDS encoding tetratricopeptide repeat protein, translating to MRKLTILLILIYATSVGQVSKQPVDSSKKTEINRTQGNNNTTTVIQGDNNIVGDNNNTQVTLDNKKDNTVSTPKSGGFREWISKTNNLLGLLVSIATLIVMLWGGIKFLKKKPKGQEAGPSSGNLIKHGISGTHGNNNTITIIQGEDGIKKYNLHNEKDAQKFLEYIRSLPNLNDKIKQLLKYDKATLDIVTKIYDKITDEGVFSSDKFFERYEKIIIENDKLKVVLEEFKKRTTDADFTKALEEANKKLEEYDNDGYQKVLGDYRTKKEDKIREELKEVAQASYLQAQNSHNNYNNLVALSQISKALEYDSENIDYLFLKAQIYSDIANYDESLALYLNLITYNTNDTLKSSAYNNIGAVYDEKGDYDQALEYYRKGLAIEEKVLGTDHPNIANTYSNIGLVYHEKDDYDQALEYYRKGLAINEKVLGKDHPSTATSYNSIGVVYDDKGDYDQAMEYYRKGLAIEEKVLGKDHPSTATSFSNIGLVYCNKGEYDQALEYFRKGLAIQEQVLGKDHPCTAILYCNIGSVYYDKGEYDQAMEYFRKGLAINEKVLGKDHPSTAILYCNIGSVFCDKGEYDQAIEYYRKGLTIQEKALGKEHPNTATSYNNIGLVYKEKGDYTKALEYHRKALAIYEKVLGKGHPSTATSYKNFGLVYKEKGDYVKALEYYDKALAIYEKVLGTEHPLTATSYNNIGEVYSDKGDYDQALEYYHKGLAIREKVLGTQHPSTANTFSNIGVVYKGKGDCDKALEYFGKASAILEKGSNKEHSSTANLYINIGLLYHEMGDYDKGLEYYCKALAIQEKVFGAEHSTIATSYNIIGGMYDTKHDYDKALEYYGKALAIQEKVFGTEHSTTANSYSNIGGMYDAKHDYDKALEYYSIALAILEKIFEKDHPSTIITNENIGLLFITKGDKENGLSYMEKTHFSELSAYKKSEYLNSYGLFIFENSKCKEALNFYQLALELLEKSNTPTDAMWANIYQNMANAYSYNGQKDKAIPLFEKALLLCKDVKEGEIDIEEIKKNYEECKSK from the coding sequence ATGAGAAAACTTACCATACTCCTTATCCTTATTTATGCCACCTCGGTAGGGCAAGTATCAAAGCAGCCTGTAGATAGTTCAAAAAAAACCGAAATAAACAGGACGCAGGGCAACAATAATACTACTACCGTAATACAAGGCGATAACAATATAGTAGGCGACAACAATAACACTCAAGTTACACTGGATAATAAAAAAGACAACACAGTGTCAACCCCAAAATCAGGCGGATTCCGTGAATGGATATCCAAAACCAACAACCTGCTTGGTTTACTTGTTTCCATAGCCACATTAATTGTGATGCTTTGGGGAGGAATAAAATTCCTAAAGAAAAAACCTAAAGGACAAGAGGCTGGGCCGTCTTCTGGTAATTTAATCAAACATGGAATAAGCGGGACACACGGGAATAATAATACTATTACCATAATACAAGGCGAAGACGGCATTAAAAAATACAACTTGCACAATGAAAAGGATGCCCAAAAATTTCTCGAATACATAAGAAGCCTACCTAACCTGAACGACAAAATAAAGCAGCTTTTGAAATACGATAAAGCAACGCTTGATATAGTCACCAAAATTTATGATAAAATTACCGATGAGGGTGTTTTTAGCTCCGATAAATTTTTTGAAAGGTATGAGAAGATAATTATAGAAAACGATAAATTAAAGGTAGTGCTCGAAGAGTTTAAAAAACGAACCACCGATGCCGATTTTACCAAAGCATTGGAGGAGGCCAACAAGAAATTGGAGGAGTACGATAACGATGGCTACCAAAAAGTATTAGGGGATTATAGAACGAAGAAAGAAGATAAAATTAGGGAAGAATTAAAAGAAGTTGCGCAGGCTTCCTACCTACAAGCTCAAAATAGTCACAATAACTACAATAATTTAGTAGCCCTATCCCAAATTAGCAAGGCATTAGAGTATGATAGCGAGAATATCGATTACCTATTCTTAAAGGCACAAATCTATTCTGATATAGCAAATTATGACGAGAGCCTTGCTCTTTATCTTAATTTAATTACATACAATACGAATGATACTTTAAAATCTAGTGCATATAATAACATTGGTGCGGTATATGATGAGAAGGGTGATTACGACCAAGCCCTGGAGTACTACCGCAAAGGGTTGGCTATTGAGGAAAAAGTACTCGGTACAGACCACCCCAACATAGCCAATACGTATAGCAACATTGGCTTGGTATATCATGAGAAAGATGATTATGATCAAGCCTTGGAGTACTACCGCAAAGGGTTGGCTATTAATGAAAAAGTACTCGGAAAAGATCATCCCAGCACGGCCACCTCGTATAATAGCATTGGTGTAGTGTATGATGATAAAGGTGATTATGACCAAGCAATGGAGTATTACCGCAAAGGGTTGGCTATTGAGGAAAAAGTACTCGGAAAAGACCACCCCAGTACAGCCACCTCATTCAGTAACATTGGCTTGGTGTATTGTAATAAAGGCGAATACGACCAAGCCTTGGAGTACTTCCGCAAAGGGTTGGCTATTCAAGAACAAGTACTCGGGAAGGATCACCCCTGCACAGCCATCTTGTATTGTAACATTGGCTCGGTGTATTATGATAAGGGTGAATACGACCAAGCCATGGAGTACTTCCGCAAAGGGTTAGCTATTAATGAAAAAGTACTCGGAAAAGATCACCCCAGTACAGCCATTTTGTATTGTAACATTGGCTCGGTATTTTGTGATAAGGGTGAATATGACCAAGCCATAGAGTACTACCGCAAGGGGTTAACTATTCAAGAAAAAGCACTCGGGAAAGAGCACCCCAACACCGCCACTTCTTATAATAATATTGGCTTAGTTTATAAGGAAAAGGGCGATTATACTAAAGCATTGGAATACCATAGAAAAGCATTGGCTATTTATGAAAAAGTACTCGGGAAAGGCCACCCCAGTACGGCTACTTCATATAAAAACTTTGGCTTGGTTTATAAGGAAAAAGGAGATTATGTTAAAGCGTTGGAGTACTATGACAAAGCGTTAGCCATTTATGAAAAAGTACTCGGCACAGAACACCCTCTCACAGCCACCTCGTATAATAATATTGGTGAGGTGTATAGTGATAAAGGAGATTATGACCAAGCCTTGGAGTACTACCACAAAGGATTGGCTATTAGAGAAAAAGTACTCGGCACACAACACCCCAGCACTGCCAATACGTTTAGTAACATTGGAGTTGTGTATAAAGGAAAAGGTGATTGTGACAAAGCATTGGAGTACTTTGGCAAAGCATCAGCTATTCTGGAAAAAGGATCAAATAAAGAACATTCTAGTACAGCCAATTTGTATATTAACATTGGATTGTTGTATCACGAGATGGGCGATTATGACAAAGGGTTGGAGTACTATTGCAAAGCATTAGCCATTCAGGAAAAAGTATTCGGTGCAGAACACTCCACCATAGCCACCTCCTATAATATTATTGGGGGGATGTATGATACAAAACACGATTACGACAAAGCGTTGGAGTACTACGGAAAGGCATTAGCCATTCAGGAAAAAGTATTCGGCACAGAACACTCCACTACTGCTAATTCATATAGTAACATTGGTGGGATGTACGATGCAAAACACGATTACGACAAAGCATTAGAGTACTATAGCATAGCATTAGCTATACTGGAAAAAATATTCGAAAAAGATCACCCCAGCACCATAATTACCAATGAAAATATCGGGTTGCTGTTTATTACAAAAGGCGATAAGGAGAATGGGCTAAGCTATATGGAAAAGACACACTTTTCGGAATTATCAGCCTATAAAAAATCAGAATACCTGAATAGCTATGGATTATTTATTTTTGAAAATAGTAAGTGTAAAGAAGCATTGAATTTTTACCAGCTGGCACTTGAACTTTTAGAGAAAAGTAATACCCCTACTGAT